One genomic region from Amycolatopsis sp. FBCC-B4732 encodes:
- a CDS encoding glutaredoxin domain-containing protein: MSLTVYGASWCPDVKRSRALLDGLGVEYSYVDVEADAAAEARVRELQDGARRIPTIVWDDGSFLVEPSDDELSARL; the protein is encoded by the coding sequence GTGAGTCTGACGGTGTACGGCGCTTCCTGGTGCCCGGACGTCAAGCGCAGCCGCGCGCTGCTCGACGGGCTCGGCGTCGAGTATTCCTATGTGGACGTCGAGGCCGACGCGGCCGCCGAAGCCCGCGTCCGCGAGCTGCAGGACGGCGCGCGCCGGATCCCCACGATCGTCTGGGACGACGGCAGTTTCCTGGTCGAGCCGTCCGACGACGAGCTGAGCGCGCGCCTGTGA